In Fructilactobacillus cliffordii, a single genomic region encodes these proteins:
- a CDS encoding MFS transporter, with amino-acid sequence MQKFRTWGPAVLLIGIATALIMLMQWKVGTVILGYDTFFHFNRIYDAAEQLQTGHFNYFMSNFGYQRSGQMINALYGPYFAYLLGMLLWLTGSWFNFQLLTGFLILAGAGFSAWLIFRRLHVQPFLAMLGALIYLSQNFITYWITSSAFLDWGAMLLPLAVLSGLTLLNGNPRRISWGLGLIMAVLIEVHTLSAVMTCLLLLPFALVGWNRSREKGRYLVRLGLNVLLAVVLTANYLVAFVNIALHNHLVAPFAVKSLRTGAMHLLSPNWMQADVGIVFIVILLLQLLMLVVVRPLRRLNYFLTGVGIFFFYISSILFPWRTVQRLFPFLQHFLQFPSRFFSFAALLLLAGLLMSLTQVLQTPRFRWSFGSVYALVGLLAVAAVMLGMRNVKIQADNNWNSGMRPPQVGVYTPIKHRYDYYQPGVTSQTLKVDFASHDLARPLLTERRGMTDYLPNYSGRTNVKHLQQQYQAQIMQRNRWVHKWVDESGRMHVTWNSPQPGLVTIPVVAYHDTTVRLNGQQLRRGKQADTSHYQVTDIGTIQVMQNLGTNRLLVTYAAPFFVKGAVLVSLGAWILVLSWGLVLMLRKVGKFTKKRMS; translated from the coding sequence GTGCAAAAATTTCGCACGTGGGGACCGGCCGTCCTGTTAATTGGAATCGCAACGGCCTTAATCATGCTAATGCAGTGGAAAGTGGGAACGGTCATTTTAGGCTATGATACTTTTTTCCATTTTAATCGGATTTATGATGCTGCTGAACAGCTCCAGACCGGCCATTTTAATTACTTTATGAGTAACTTTGGCTACCAGCGATCGGGACAAATGATTAATGCATTGTATGGGCCTTACTTTGCGTATCTCTTAGGGATGCTACTATGGCTGACCGGTAGTTGGTTTAATTTTCAGTTATTAACCGGCTTTCTGATTTTGGCCGGGGCCGGTTTCAGCGCCTGGCTCATTTTTCGGCGCTTACACGTTCAACCTTTTTTAGCAATGTTAGGGGCGTTGATTTACCTATCCCAAAATTTCATTACCTATTGGATTACCAGTTCCGCCTTTTTAGATTGGGGAGCGATGTTACTACCCCTAGCGGTGCTATCCGGATTAACTTTATTAAACGGGAATCCTCGGCGCATTAGTTGGGGACTGGGGCTTATTATGGCGGTTTTGATTGAGGTCCACACGTTGAGTGCGGTCATGACCTGTCTCTTGCTACTTCCGTTTGCATTGGTTGGCTGGAATCGGTCCCGAGAAAAGGGACGGTACCTGGTTCGACTGGGCTTGAACGTGTTATTAGCCGTGGTGTTAACGGCTAATTACTTGGTGGCATTCGTTAACATTGCCTTACACAATCACCTGGTGGCTCCGTTTGCCGTGAAAAGCTTACGGACCGGAGCGATGCACCTATTAAGTCCGAACTGGATGCAGGCGGACGTCGGGATTGTGTTCATTGTGATTTTATTGCTCCAATTACTAATGTTGGTTGTAGTTCGCCCTTTACGTCGTCTGAACTACTTCTTGACGGGCGTAGGGATTTTTTTCTTCTACATTTCATCCATCCTCTTTCCCTGGCGGACGGTTCAACGGCTCTTTCCCTTCCTGCAGCACTTCTTACAGTTCCCATCGCGCTTCTTTTCGTTTGCAGCACTGTTGTTATTGGCTGGGTTATTGATGTCCTTAACTCAAGTTTTGCAAACACCTCGTTTCCGCTGGAGTTTTGGTTCCGTCTATGCTTTGGTGGGTCTACTAGCGGTTGCTGCCGTAATGTTAGGAATGCGTAACGTTAAGATTCAAGCCGATAATAACTGGAATAGCGGGATGCGACCACCCCAAGTGGGAGTCTATACGCCAATTAAACACCGGTACGATTACTATCAACCAGGCGTTACCAGTCAAACGTTGAAGGTTGATTTTGCTAGTCATGATTTAGCGCGCCCGTTACTAACAGAACGGCGGGGAATGACCGATTACCTACCAAACTATAGCGGGCGGACGAACGTCAAACATCTCCAGCAACAGTATCAAGCTCAGATTATGCAGCGGAATCGTTGGGTCCATAAATGGGTGGACGAATCCGGACGGATGCACGTTACCTGGAATAGTCCGCAACCGGGCTTAGTTACAATTCCCGTGGTGGCTTATCATGATACGACCGTTCGCTTGAACGGACAGCAACTGCGGCGCGGGAAGCAGGCCGATACCAGTCATTACCAAGTCACAGACATCGGTACCATCCAGGTTATGCAAAATCTAGGTACAAATCGCTTGTTGGTTACCTATGCGGCGCCGTTCTTTGTAAAAGGAGCGGTCTTAGTTTCTCTAGGGGCTTGGATCCTAGTGCTCAGCTGGGGTTTGGTCTTGATGTTGCGGAAGGTCGGTAAATTCACCAAAAAGCGGATGAGCTAG
- a CDS encoding nitroreductase family protein, with the protein MDTQLLDLMKHRRTIYNLGRNVQISQAELYQYIKAVIRHTPSAFNSQPVRAVVLFNDNHEKLWDIVETALEEKVAPDAFLRTKAKISSFRDAFASILFYTDMDVVQAYADNPHLATYQYQEYNWAEEAQGNAQFVVWTGLEENGLGVNIQHYDPLINSAVAAQFDIPGSWQLRAEMNFGSIEKPAAEKEFMDDDQRFKVFD; encoded by the coding sequence GTGGATACGCAATTATTAGATTTAATGAAACACCGGCGCACCATTTATAATTTAGGTCGCAACGTGCAGATTTCCCAAGCGGAACTCTATCAATACATTAAGGCAGTGATTCGGCACACTCCATCGGCCTTTAACAGTCAACCAGTCCGGGCCGTGGTATTGTTTAACGACAACCACGAAAAACTGTGGGACATCGTGGAAACGGCACTAGAAGAAAAAGTGGCGCCCGATGCCTTTTTACGGACGAAAGCAAAAATTAGTAGTTTCCGAGACGCATTTGCCTCCATTTTGTTCTACACGGACATGGACGTGGTGCAGGCGTACGCTGATAATCCTCACCTAGCTACTTACCAATACCAAGAGTATAACTGGGCTGAAGAAGCACAGGGAAACGCGCAATTTGTGGTCTGGACCGGATTAGAAGAAAACGGTTTGGGCGTAAACATTCAACACTACGACCCACTGATCAACTCCGCCGTGGCCGCTCAATTTGACATTCCAGGTAGTTGGCAATTACGGGCTGAAATGAACTTTGGATCCATCGAAAAGCCCGCTGCTGAAAAAGAATTTATGGATGATGACCAACGGTTCAAGGTCTTTGACTAG
- a CDS encoding NAD(P)-dependent oxidoreductase: protein MDKITVYNVREFEKPMYEDLNHGRFELNLLTEPLSEANVDTADGSIGVLIDGTTTADAELLAALKNMGIKYCFTRFVGYNNIDLDAANARDIMVARVPSYSPYSVAELALTMGLDLARHVMAATDNTNQGNFFLQPDYFANEIDHLTVGIIGVGHMGAAEAQLWHNLGANVLGFQRHPNDNPDVDFVSLNELLMQSDIVSLHVPYFPGENDLMIGAIEIGNMKSNAVLVNTARGELVDTAAVADALEDGNLAGYAADVIPDENAIDGKQFDSLDDIPDQELLSLMKHYPNVIITPHMGYDTQPATKDMIKVSFQNFQDAIETGETENQIK from the coding sequence ATGGATAAAATTACGGTTTATAACGTCCGCGAGTTTGAAAAGCCGATGTACGAGGATTTAAATCACGGTCGCTTTGAATTGAACTTACTAACGGAACCTTTATCGGAAGCAAACGTGGACACTGCTGACGGTTCGATTGGGGTTTTAATTGATGGAACGACTACGGCGGATGCCGAATTACTGGCAGCCCTCAAAAATATGGGGATTAAATATTGTTTCACCCGTTTTGTCGGTTACAACAACATCGATTTGGATGCCGCTAATGCCAGAGACATCATGGTAGCTCGGGTACCTAGTTATTCACCATACTCAGTGGCTGAGTTGGCACTGACGATGGGATTAGACCTGGCCCGGCATGTTATGGCAGCAACCGATAACACGAATCAGGGGAACTTTTTCCTACAACCAGATTACTTTGCTAATGAAATTGACCATCTAACGGTTGGGATTATCGGAGTGGGTCACATGGGCGCAGCCGAAGCTCAGCTGTGGCACAATCTCGGCGCCAATGTGTTAGGGTTTCAACGTCATCCAAACGATAACCCGGATGTTGATTTTGTTTCGTTAAACGAGTTGTTAATGCAGTCAGACATCGTGTCGCTTCACGTTCCGTACTTCCCCGGCGAAAATGATTTGATGATCGGAGCCATTGAAATCGGTAACATGAAGAGTAACGCCGTGCTGGTCAACACCGCTCGTGGTGAGTTAGTGGACACGGCTGCGGTCGCAGATGCGCTCGAAGACGGGAACCTTGCCGGCTATGCTGCCGATGTAATTCCAGACGAAAATGCGATTGACGGCAAACAATTTGATAGCCTAGATGACATTCCAGATCAGGAACTATTGAGCCTGATGAAGCACTACCCAAATGTGATTATTACGCCCCACATGGGATATGACACCCAACCAGCAACAAAAGACATGATTAAGGTTAGTTTCCAAAACTTCCAGGATGCCATTGAAACGGGCGAAACCGAAAACCAAATCAAGTAG
- a CDS encoding NAD(P)-dependent oxidoreductase — protein MFKITVYNVREVETSLFEKLNKDDYDLTLVAERMTLDNVDRAEGADAVLITAFDDCDAEVIEKLAGYGVKYIYTRVVGINNIDVKAARNLGIQVANVPNYSPRAVAELSLSLGLTLFRNVSRAAANTHAGDFRLLPTYYANEIHSATVGIIGAGKIGMTEAKLYRALGAQVLAYKRHPEPDNDVVKFTDLDNLLRKSDVVSLHIPYIPGQTGNLIGDEEIAKMKNSAILVNTARGQVVDTQAVADAVKSNQIGGYGTDVILDEDAIIGKQFDSLDDLPNQLNVELMKNYPNVLVTPHMGFFTEPAVEDMIRISFENFANTLANGEPLYPINE, from the coding sequence ATGTTTAAAATAACTGTGTACAATGTGCGTGAGGTGGAAACCTCACTGTTCGAAAAGTTGAATAAAGATGATTATGATTTAACCTTAGTTGCAGAACGGATGACGCTTGATAACGTGGACCGGGCTGAGGGCGCCGATGCCGTTTTAATCACGGCCTTTGACGACTGTGATGCTGAGGTAATTGAAAAACTAGCTGGCTACGGAGTTAAGTACATCTACACCCGGGTAGTGGGAATTAACAATATTGACGTGAAAGCCGCCCGTAATTTAGGGATTCAAGTGGCCAACGTGCCAAACTACTCCCCCCGGGCGGTAGCAGAGTTATCGCTGAGCTTGGGACTAACGCTCTTTCGGAACGTGTCTCGAGCCGCTGCTAACACGCATGCTGGAGACTTCCGGTTGTTGCCAACCTACTATGCTAACGAAATTCACAGCGCCACGGTCGGAATCATTGGTGCGGGTAAAATTGGGATGACTGAGGCCAAACTGTACCGAGCTTTAGGAGCGCAAGTCTTGGCTTACAAACGCCACCCAGAACCGGATAACGATGTGGTTAAATTTACTGATTTAGATAACTTACTTCGGAAATCAGACGTTGTTTCATTGCACATTCCTTACATCCCCGGCCAAACGGGTAACCTAATTGGTGACGAAGAAATCGCGAAGATGAAGAACAGTGCCATTTTGGTTAATACTGCTCGAGGTCAAGTTGTGGACACCCAAGCGGTAGCAGATGCCGTTAAAAGTAACCAAATTGGTGGTTACGGAACTGACGTAATCCTCGATGAAGATGCCATTATCGGCAAGCAGTTTGATTCACTTGATGATTTACCAAACCAACTCAACGTGGAACTAATGAAGAATTATCCGAACGTTCTAGTAACACCGCACATGGGCTTCTTTACGGAACCAGCGGTAGAAGACATGATTCGGATTAGCTTTGAAAACTTTGCCAATACGTTGGCCAACGGGGAACCGTTGTACCCAATCAACGAGTAG
- a CDS encoding oleate hydratase, protein MVKFTTGNYYGLVRPKATPGVKDKKAYIVGAGLAGLASAALLIRDGYMPGENITIFEEKEQASGSLEAFENINGGYVTPGGREMEDHFECLWNLFSTIPSLEDPKQSCLDLYYYLDQADPNKSNCRLIHNQGEKLPDDKYYTLNKKALKQIMKLVMTPERKLVGKSIENVFDDNFFSSNFWTDWQTMFAFETWQSAIEMRRYLMRFIHQIDGLSDFSSVKFNKYDDYQSMSEPLVAFLQDHGVVFQYNTTVENVKVSTDGYKVLAKEIILKKDQQEDTIALNENDLVFVTNGSITESITYGSHDVAPVPNEDLGGSWTIWKRLAAQDERFGHPEVFCDTIPAKAWKTSATLTLKDKRIAPYIEKLTKRPLFNYDKCETGGIITITDSNWGMSFTIHRQPAYKGQPKDEVVLWLYGLYSDVKGNYIKKNITDCSGKEITEELLYHLGVPEDQIDEMSNIENIQAIPDYMPFITSYFQMRKPGDRPQVIPNGSANLAFIGNFAESTTRDVVFTTEYSVRTAFEAVYGLLNIDHTIPEVYPSVYDIRTLMKSLYYLSDQKTLEQMDLNPMERFGLNFVLNKIKGTWFNDLLEESHLVKKNQ, encoded by the coding sequence ATGGTTAAGTTTACGACAGGGAATTATTATGGATTGGTACGACCAAAAGCAACGCCAGGAGTTAAAGATAAGAAAGCATATATCGTTGGAGCGGGACTAGCAGGACTAGCTTCTGCGGCGTTGTTGATTCGTGATGGCTACATGCCGGGTGAAAACATTACGATTTTTGAAGAAAAGGAACAGGCAAGTGGTTCCTTGGAAGCCTTTGAAAACATTAATGGCGGTTATGTAACTCCTGGTGGTCGGGAGATGGAGGATCACTTTGAGTGCTTGTGGAATCTTTTTAGCACCATTCCGTCTTTAGAGGATCCCAAGCAGAGTTGTCTAGATTTGTACTATTACCTCGATCAAGCGGATCCGAACAAATCAAATTGTCGATTAATTCACAATCAAGGGGAAAAATTACCTGACGATAAGTACTACACGCTTAATAAAAAGGCGTTAAAGCAAATCATGAAGTTGGTAATGACCCCGGAACGGAAACTAGTCGGAAAATCCATTGAGAACGTCTTTGATGATAACTTCTTTAGTTCTAATTTTTGGACCGATTGGCAAACGATGTTTGCGTTTGAAACGTGGCAATCGGCGATTGAAATGCGGCGATATTTAATGCGATTTATTCATCAAATTGACGGATTATCTGATTTTTCATCAGTAAAGTTTAACAAATACGATGATTATCAATCCATGAGTGAACCGTTAGTGGCCTTTTTGCAGGACCATGGGGTAGTTTTCCAGTACAATACCACGGTGGAAAATGTGAAAGTTAGCACTGATGGTTACAAAGTGTTAGCTAAGGAAATCATCCTAAAAAAGGATCAGCAGGAAGATACTATTGCACTAAATGAAAATGATTTGGTCTTTGTCACCAATGGTTCCATTACGGAATCAATTACTTATGGTTCTCATGACGTAGCTCCAGTCCCTAATGAAGATTTGGGTGGTAGTTGGACAATTTGGAAGCGTTTAGCTGCTCAAGATGAACGATTTGGGCATCCTGAGGTCTTTTGTGACACGATTCCAGCCAAAGCCTGGAAGACCAGCGCTACTTTGACTTTGAAGGATAAACGCATTGCTCCTTACATTGAAAAATTAACGAAACGACCGCTATTTAATTATGATAAGTGTGAAACCGGTGGGATTATCACGATTACGGATTCCAATTGGGGCATGAGTTTCACGATTCACCGCCAACCAGCTTATAAAGGGCAACCAAAGGATGAAGTTGTTTTATGGTTGTACGGCTTGTATTCCGACGTTAAAGGTAATTACATTAAAAAGAACATCACAGATTGTTCCGGGAAAGAAATCACCGAGGAACTGCTATACCACCTTGGGGTTCCCGAAGATCAGATTGATGAAATGTCGAACATTGAGAACATTCAAGCCATTCCTGATTACATGCCGTTTATCACCAGTTATTTCCAAATGCGGAAACCGGGTGATCGTCCGCAAGTAATTCCCAATGGTTCTGCTAACCTGGCTTTCATCGGTAACTTTGCTGAATCTACCACTCGCGACGTAGTATTCACGACTGAATATTCAGTTAGAACTGCTTTTGAAGCTGTCTACGGTTTGTTAAACATTGACCATACGATTCCAGAGGTTTACCCATCGGTTTATGACATTAGAACGTTAATGAAATCATTGTATTATTTAAGTGATCAAAAAACACTGGAGCAAATGGATTTAAACCCAATGGAACGGTTCGGTTTGAATTTTGTTTTGAACAAAATTAAGGGAACCTGGTTCAATGACTTGTTGGAAGAGAGCCATTTAGTGAAGAAGAATCAATAA
- a CDS encoding acyltransferase, with protein sequence MKKRIIYIDLINIFAIFAVLMLHSSQYINKSGMVMKNNIIQAIFIPAVYLFIMNSGATLLNYRAKYSTKTFLIKRIKRVGIPLVIWSIIYYLYDTKFTAFPGPIPHPNPGIKDFIYSFLNNNINNIFWFFYAIILLYLLTPVLAVLAEKNKDLLFYLVGLNFIGNYVYLYYTHALNLPIFGGSVGLQINPIASEFVGFFIMGYLIKSNYFSAKAQKIMIYLGILSLFISLLLCLLKLDNFALGGVLLFSYSIALYLLIKKGSEATDFFHRHEKFFAGTASTSLGIYILHPLFFKLFETLFNPHPTSFLFVWIMPIATYVIGAGLLFIIRKIRFIKNLIP encoded by the coding sequence ATGAAAAAAAGAATCATTTATATCGACTTAATTAACATTTTTGCCATCTTTGCGGTTCTCATGCTTCATTCTTCCCAATACATCAATAAAAGCGGGATGGTCATGAAAAACAATATCATCCAAGCTATTTTTATTCCTGCTGTTTATCTTTTTATTATGAATTCAGGAGCAACGCTTTTAAATTATCGAGCTAAATATTCGACTAAGACCTTTTTAATTAAGCGGATTAAAAGAGTAGGTATTCCACTTGTAATTTGGAGTATCATTTACTATTTATATGACACCAAATTCACTGCCTTTCCTGGTCCAATTCCTCATCCCAATCCTGGAATTAAAGATTTTATCTATAGCTTTTTAAACAATAACATCAATAATATTTTTTGGTTTTTCTATGCTATTATCCTACTTTATCTGCTGACCCCTGTCCTAGCGGTTTTAGCTGAAAAAAATAAAGATTTATTGTTTTACCTAGTTGGGCTGAATTTCATCGGCAATTACGTTTACCTTTACTATACCCATGCCCTTAATCTTCCAATCTTTGGTGGATCGGTTGGTTTGCAGATCAATCCCATTGCTTCGGAATTTGTGGGCTTCTTCATCATGGGTTATCTCATTAAAAGCAATTATTTCTCCGCAAAGGCTCAAAAAATAATGATTTACCTCGGAATTTTATCCTTATTCATATCATTATTACTGTGTCTGCTTAAACTTGATAATTTTGCTTTAGGCGGAGTTTTACTCTTCAGTTATTCAATTGCTCTTTATCTCCTGATTAAAAAGGGTAGCGAAGCAACCGATTTTTTCCATCGTCACGAAAAATTTTTTGCTGGCACAGCTTCAACCAGTTTAGGTATCTATATTCTTCATCCTTTATTTTTCAAACTTTTCGAAACTTTATTTAATCCTCATCCCACTAGTTTTCTTTTCGTTTGGATTATGCCGATTGCAACATATGTAATTGGTGCAGGATTATTGTTCATCATTAGAAAAATTAGGTTTATCAAAAATTTAATTCCATAA